The following are encoded together in the Notolabrus celidotus isolate fNotCel1 chromosome 9, fNotCel1.pri, whole genome shotgun sequence genome:
- the LOC117819191 gene encoding C-type lectin lectoxin-Enh4-like — MNWTNAQTYCRTHHTDLAMIENAEEDDALKSAKGSLAVWIGLYRNAWKWSNNRESSYRNWKEGEPNNFKGDQHCVTSTREHMWTNKPCTEKFPFWCEQVPLKKNILKMKIHTDADLSDPAINTQLLQQVGAMLSEKNRTR; from the exons ATGAACTGGACAAACGCCCAGACTTACTGCAGAACTCACCACACAGACCTGGCTATGATCGAGAATGCTGAGGAAGACGACGCGCTGAAATCCGCCAAAGGTTCGCTTGCTGTTTGGATTGGCTTGTACCGGAACGCATGGAAGTGGTCTAACAACAGAGAAAGTTCCTACAGAAACTGGAAAGAGGGTGAGCCAAATAACTTCAAAGGTGACCAGCACTGTGTGACCAGTACTAGGGAACACATGTGGACGAACAAGCCCTGTACAGAGAAATTTCCCTTCTGGTGTgaacaag TccctttaaagaaaaacatcttgAAGATGAAGATTCATACTGATGCTGACCTTTCAGATCCTGCTATAAACACCCAGCTCCTACAACAG GTAGGTGCTATgctgtcagaaaaaaacagaacacgTTAA